A genomic window from Pagrus major chromosome 23, Pma_NU_1.0 includes:
- the LOC141018986 gene encoding interferon-induced very large GTPase 1-like isoform X1, which translates to MNLYGNKDKKSEKISEETDMKKQYPAQTETLLGRLDLQDRHQQKFSLADFLQIGPPVEQDHVTCEKDLAHTFLHRLMMLDYRARYIPVRQDSPEVSHSKPVPEVDSSETGDSDSDDFLSTTVDPDQSSKQSHVHPMDVQMAVFHCSDTFFKQNMITKLSQCQYAVPLLVPDPVTMDIECPLWTFRQIRKTWKITQTKDNLNIVTMKSIPICKAETPMVSFFHLGPLPQSKSQLMNTLINDRHNTFFHRNCRGSTKSRHLMDGVAEIAWYCPAGKPNDAFNNCIAFCNLHGDALLNEKQRDILTEKSSVNVVLVPTLEKGDKSTAVISGLFKSPKPLICLIVDGNFDTVEKKGKYKMGLKDRSQSDVSEELKGIIRNILSEPHASFQLETMAEVSGIRVDEDDHLCQKGKSAAEGIVKLLQGMDGLKIKDTFLQCQGQLWSKWCRTNKELYHLTGHIENEKSEKEQQLERIREDQCKASCSELMKLFIESLSSLQSTDREYFLKWTQILMDALCTDDLSSILQSYDKKWSDVLALKKKHDKSDQLKMKRNELEQISTKLQSATFGLEHMFREMGQIYEAHKSLEKQPTSGQTGWSKYPELAAELMISGHPMELMDGDAGHVPLTWISSLLDEVIKKLGNKRVFVLSVLGVQSSGKSTMLNAMFGLQFAVSAGRCTKGAFMQLVRVSEIKKDFQFDYVLVVDTEGLRALELEGNVTLHHDNELATFVVGLGNMTLINIFGENPADMQDVLQIVVQAVMRMKQVKLSPSCVFVHQNVTDIAAAEMNMDGKRRLQDKLDQMAQLAAKEEGCDAECFSDVIAFDVQKDVKYFAQLWEGSPPMAPPNPGYSESIQELKTFILSKASESEGITLEQFKSKIHDLWNALLNENFVFSFKNTHEIAVYRNLEVQYGNWTWTLRRTMLTIENELYNRIENRNLDRIELSHLSKEMSKTYEEIQNAMTTYFDNDSDKEMLVQWRGTFKSKIKEFHDEQVRGVQRKLDEVIQQKKACKKLDDKKTEFEDKLLQKSKELAHQLKDKVNDEEELRKQFNSVWRGWVTELTAGTKPIKDIKYEADQSEILHELGFEWALIDESRSSGNYKKISGVGDYSHYVASRKLWDQFTSFLKGSPQYEEQQRIRSVINDIEQQSLDAIKSKPVATKGYSPAYLAEVANKVKEKVTEFESTRKYTLKKEFTVDLVLYVFDRAESWLTESHKKFKMNNDALVYLESKKERYYNIFKSVCKGSSSAVVLGELICEKLKSSTVEAVCNKTASGIADEMRCNVPAFSGNRLDLEKHALKSLAEKEKFDGFITYIRTPRKQVETFIKEEVEKYIFTEERDKAQNILKKNVEDIKSSVSQALFEATVKIKTEKGDIDKWVKEFSSLLHSKLIFTISAQNFRDINEFDFLKEEIEKGLECIMEKMSSLSLDKMKEFKDQPDQILIDQLCNCCWVKCPFCAAVCTNTLADHSPGDHSVPFHRSAAVNGVHYRNTDDLDVNFCTTNVASDWKFYHSGTDKSIPFKEYRTAGPRFADWRITPDESKVKFWTWFVCCFKKDLEKHYKLKFEGLGEIPKEWIKHTKEDAIKSLDEMFK; encoded by the exons ATGAATCTGTATGGAAACAAGGATAAG AAGTCAGAGAAGATTTCTGAAGAGACCGACATGAAGAAACAATATCCCgcacaaactgaaacactgcTCGGCAGACTTGACCTTCAAGACAGACATCAACAGAAGTTTTCACTAGCAGATTTTCTTCAGATAGGTCCACCTGTGGAACAGGATCATGTCACATGTGAGAAAGATCTAGCTCATACTTTTCTTCACAGGCTGATGATGTTAGACTACAGAGCCAGATATATTCCTGTAAGACAAGACAGTCCTGAGGTCAGCCATTCAAAGCCTGTTCCAGAGGTTGACAGTTCTGAGACAGGCGATAGTGATTCAGATGATTTTTTGAGCACCACTGTAGACCCTGATCAATCATCAAAGCAGTCTCATGTGCATCCAATGGACGTTCAGATGGCAGTATTTCACTGCTCAGACACCTTTTTTAAGCAGAACATGATTACAAAGCTGTCACAATGTCAGTACGCTGTACCTTTGCTTGTTCCTGACCCAGTCACAATGGACATTGAATGTCCTCTGTGGACTTTCagacaaataagaaaaacatggaaGATAACTCAAACCAAAGATAATTTAAACATTGTCACCATGAAGAGTATTCCCATCTGCAAAGCTGAGACACCcatggtgtcatttttccatCTGGGTCCACTGCCTCAATCTAAATCTCAGCTGATGAACACTTTGATCAATGACCGTCACAACACCTTCTTCCACAGAAACTGTCGAGGTAGCACAAAGTCTCGCCATTTGATGGATGGAGTGGCAGAGATTGCCTGGTACTGCCCAGCTGGAAAACCCAATGATGCCTTCAATAACTGCATTGCCTTCTGTAATCTCCATGGTGATGCTCTGTTGAATGAAAAACAGCGTGACATACTGACTGAAAAATCTTCAGTCAATGTTGTTCTTGTACCAACTCTGGAAAAAGGTGACAAAAGTACTGCAGTTATCTCAGGTCTTTTCAAGTCTCCAAAGCCTCTCATTTGTCTCATTGTTGATGGAAATTTCGATACTGttgagaaaaagggaaaatacaAAATGGGTTTGAAGGACAGAAGTCAGTCAGATGTTTCTGAAGAACTGAAAGGGATcattagaaacattttgtctgaacCACATGCATCCTTCCAGCTTGAAACCATGGCTGAGGTCTCTGGAATCAGAGTGGATGAAGATGACCATCTCTGCCAAAAAGGGAAATCTGCTGCTGAGGGAATAGTGAAGTTGCTTCAGGGGATGGATGGTTTAAAGATTAAAGATACATTTCTCCAATGCCAAGGCCAACTGTGGAGCAAGTGGtgcagaacaaacaaagaactgTATCACCTCACAGGACACATTGAGAATGAGAAATCTGAAAAGGAACAACAACTGGAGCGAATACGAGAAGATCAATGCAAAGCTTCCTGTAGTGAGCTGATGAAGTTGTTCATTGAAAGCCTCTCATCTTTGCAATCGACAGACAGAGAGTATTTTCTGAAATGGACTCAGATCTTAATGGATGCCCTCTGCACAGACGATCTCTCTTCAATTCTCCAAAGCTATGATAAAAAATGGTCTGACGTCTTGGCTTTGAAGAAGAAGCATGACAAATCTGATCAGCTAAAAATGAAGCGAAATGAGCTTGAACAAATATCAACCAAACTACAGTCAGCAACTTTTGGCTTGGAGCACATGTTTAGAGAAATGGGCCAGATCTATGAAGCCCATAAATCTCTGGAGAAACAACCAACGAGTGGACAGACTGGCTGGTCTAAATACCCTGAGCTGGCTGCAGAGCTGATGATATCAGGACACCCAATGGAGCTGATGGATGGTGATGCAGGTCATGTGCCTTTAACATGGATCTCTAGTCTTTTAGATGAAGTCATCAAGAAACTGGGCAACAagagggtttttgttttgtcagttttaggCGTACAGAGCAGTGGAAAATCAACTATGCTGAATGCCATGTTTGGGCTACAGTTTGCAGTGAGTGCTGGCAGGTGCACCAAGGGTGCCTTCATGCAGCTGGTCAGAGTGTCAGAGATCAAGAAAGACTTTCAGTTTGACTACGTTCTGGTGGTGGACACTGAAGGACTGCGTGCTCTTGAGTTGGAAGGTAACGTCACTCTTCACCACGACAATGAACTGGCAACATTTGTTGTTGGTCTGGGAAACATGACATTGATCAACATCTTTGGAGAGAATCCAGCTGACATGCAAGATGTTCTGCAGATTGTTGTTCAGGCTGTCATGAGGATGAAACAAGTTAAACTTTCTccaagttgtgtgtttgttcatcagAATGTCACAGATATTGCAGCTGCAGAGATGAACATGGATGGAAAGAGACGCCTGCAAGACAAACTGGACCAGATGGCCCAACTTGCTGCAAAGGAGGAGGGTTGTGATGCTGAGTGCTTCAGTGACGTCATTGCATTTGATGTTCAAAAAGATGTGAAGTACTTTGCCCAACTGTGGGAGGGAAGTCCACCGATGGCTCCTCCAAATCCAGGTTACAGTGAGAGCATCCAAGAGCTGAAGACCTTCATCCTCTCTAAAGCTTCAGAGTCTGAAGGGATTACTCTGGAACAGTTCAAAAGCAAAATTCATGACCTGTGGAATGCCCTGCTGAACGAAAactttgtgttcagtttcaaaaacacacatgaaatcGCAGTGTACAGAAATCTTGAGGTCCAGTATGGGAACTGGACCTGGACCCTGAGGAGGACCATGTTGACCATTGAAAACGAGCTTTACAACAGAATAGAAAATAGAAACCTGGACAGGATTGAGCTCAGTCATCTTTCTAAAGAAATGAGCAAAACTTATGAAGAAATCCAAAATGCAATGACAACATACTTTGATAATGACAGCGATAAAGAAATGTTGGTTCAGTGGCGAGGcacatttaaaagcaaaatCAAGGAGTTTCATGATGAACAAGTGAGAGGAGTCCAAAGAAAACTGGATGAAGTTATCCAGCAGAAGAAGGCCTGTAAAAAGCTTGATGATAAGAAGACAGAGTTTGAGGACAAACTGCTACAAAAGAGTAAAGAGCTCGCTCATCAGTTAAAAGACAAGgtaaatgatgaagaggaaCTTAGAAAGCAGTTCAACTCAGTTTGGAGAGGCTGGGTTACTGAGTTAACTGCTGGAACAAAACCTATTAAGGACATCAAATATGAAGCAGATCAGTCAGAAATCCTTCATGAGCTTGGTTTTGAATGGGCTCTCATAGATGAATCCAGAAGCAGTGGCAACTACAAAAAAATATCTGGGGTTGGAGATTACAGTCATTATGTAGCTAGCCGTAAATTGTGGGACCAATTCACGTCTTTCCTTAAAGGGTCTCCTCAGTATGAAGAACAGCAACGGATCAGATCCGTCATTAATGATATTGAACAACAGTCCCTTGATGCAATCAAAAGCAAACCTGTAGCAACAAAAGGCTACAGTCCAGCTTACTTGGCAGAAGTGGccaacaaagtaaaagaaaaggtgaCAGAATTTGAATCAACAAGGAAATATACTCTGAAGAAGGAGTTTACAGTTGATCTTGTGCTGTATGTATTTGACAGAGCAGAGAGTTGGCTGACAGAGTCCCacaagaaattcaaaatgaacAATGATGCGCTTGTTTATTTAGAAAGCAAGAAAGAGCGATattacaacattttcaaaagcgTCTGCAAAGGAAGCTCATCTGCTGTTGTGCTTGGAGAACTGATCTGTGAAAAACTGAAGAGTTCCACTGTTGAGGCCGTCTGTAACAAGACTGCTAGTGGCATCGCTGATGAGATGAGGTGCAACGTCCCAGCATTCAGTGGGAACAGGTTGGACTTAGAGAAACATGCGTTGAAGTCactggcagagaaagagaaatttGATGGTTTTATCACCTACATCAGAACCCCAAGGAAGCAAGTCGAGACCTTTATAAAAGAGGAAGTAGAGAAATACATCTTCACAGAAGAAAGAGATAAAGCACAGAATATACTcaagaaaaatgttgaagacATCAAATCATCTGTGAGTCAGGCTTTATTTGAGGCAACGGtgaaaatcaaaacagagaAAGGGGACATCGACAAGTGGGTGAAGGAATTTTCCAGTTTGCTGCACAGTAAACTAATATTCACCATTTCTGCTCAAAACTTCAGAGACATAAATGAATTTGACTTTCTTAAAGAAGAAATCGAGAAAGGCCTTGAATGCATCATGGAGAAGATGAGCAGCCTCTCACTGGATAAGATGAAGGAATTCAAGGACCAGCCTGATCAAATCCTCATCGATCAGCTGTGTAACTGCTGCTGGGTGAAGTGTCCattctgtgcagctgtttgtacCAACACACTGGCCGATCACAGTCCTGGTGACCACAGCGTGCCTTTTCATCGATCTGCTGCAGTCAATGGAGTTCActacagaaacacagatgaTCTGGATGTCAATTTCTGCACAACAAATGTTGCAAGTGATTGGAAATTTTACCATTCAGGTACAGACAAGTCCATTCCCTTTAAAGAGTACCGGACTGCTGGCCCAAGGTTTGCTGACTGGAGAATTACCCCTGATGAGTCAAAGGTGAAATTTTGGACATGGTTTGTGTGTTGCTTCAAGAAGGATCTGGAGAAACACTATAAATTAAAATTCGAGGGCCTTGGTGAAATTCCCAAAGAGTGGATAAAACACACTAAAGAAGATGCCATTAAAAGTCTGGATGAAATGTTCAAGTAG
- the LOC141018986 gene encoding interferon-induced very large GTPase 1-like isoform X2: MNLYGNKDKSEKISEETDMKKQYPAQTETLLGRLDLQDRHQQKFSLADFLQIGPPVEQDHVTCEKDLAHTFLHRLMMLDYRARYIPVRQDSPEVSHSKPVPEVDSSETGDSDSDDFLSTTVDPDQSSKQSHVHPMDVQMAVFHCSDTFFKQNMITKLSQCQYAVPLLVPDPVTMDIECPLWTFRQIRKTWKITQTKDNLNIVTMKSIPICKAETPMVSFFHLGPLPQSKSQLMNTLINDRHNTFFHRNCRGSTKSRHLMDGVAEIAWYCPAGKPNDAFNNCIAFCNLHGDALLNEKQRDILTEKSSVNVVLVPTLEKGDKSTAVISGLFKSPKPLICLIVDGNFDTVEKKGKYKMGLKDRSQSDVSEELKGIIRNILSEPHASFQLETMAEVSGIRVDEDDHLCQKGKSAAEGIVKLLQGMDGLKIKDTFLQCQGQLWSKWCRTNKELYHLTGHIENEKSEKEQQLERIREDQCKASCSELMKLFIESLSSLQSTDREYFLKWTQILMDALCTDDLSSILQSYDKKWSDVLALKKKHDKSDQLKMKRNELEQISTKLQSATFGLEHMFREMGQIYEAHKSLEKQPTSGQTGWSKYPELAAELMISGHPMELMDGDAGHVPLTWISSLLDEVIKKLGNKRVFVLSVLGVQSSGKSTMLNAMFGLQFAVSAGRCTKGAFMQLVRVSEIKKDFQFDYVLVVDTEGLRALELEGNVTLHHDNELATFVVGLGNMTLINIFGENPADMQDVLQIVVQAVMRMKQVKLSPSCVFVHQNVTDIAAAEMNMDGKRRLQDKLDQMAQLAAKEEGCDAECFSDVIAFDVQKDVKYFAQLWEGSPPMAPPNPGYSESIQELKTFILSKASESEGITLEQFKSKIHDLWNALLNENFVFSFKNTHEIAVYRNLEVQYGNWTWTLRRTMLTIENELYNRIENRNLDRIELSHLSKEMSKTYEEIQNAMTTYFDNDSDKEMLVQWRGTFKSKIKEFHDEQVRGVQRKLDEVIQQKKACKKLDDKKTEFEDKLLQKSKELAHQLKDKVNDEEELRKQFNSVWRGWVTELTAGTKPIKDIKYEADQSEILHELGFEWALIDESRSSGNYKKISGVGDYSHYVASRKLWDQFTSFLKGSPQYEEQQRIRSVINDIEQQSLDAIKSKPVATKGYSPAYLAEVANKVKEKVTEFESTRKYTLKKEFTVDLVLYVFDRAESWLTESHKKFKMNNDALVYLESKKERYYNIFKSVCKGSSSAVVLGELICEKLKSSTVEAVCNKTASGIADEMRCNVPAFSGNRLDLEKHALKSLAEKEKFDGFITYIRTPRKQVETFIKEEVEKYIFTEERDKAQNILKKNVEDIKSSVSQALFEATVKIKTEKGDIDKWVKEFSSLLHSKLIFTISAQNFRDINEFDFLKEEIEKGLECIMEKMSSLSLDKMKEFKDQPDQILIDQLCNCCWVKCPFCAAVCTNTLADHSPGDHSVPFHRSAAVNGVHYRNTDDLDVNFCTTNVASDWKFYHSGTDKSIPFKEYRTAGPRFADWRITPDESKVKFWTWFVCCFKKDLEKHYKLKFEGLGEIPKEWIKHTKEDAIKSLDEMFK; the protein is encoded by the exons ATGAATCTGTATGGAAACAAGGATAAG TCAGAGAAGATTTCTGAAGAGACCGACATGAAGAAACAATATCCCgcacaaactgaaacactgcTCGGCAGACTTGACCTTCAAGACAGACATCAACAGAAGTTTTCACTAGCAGATTTTCTTCAGATAGGTCCACCTGTGGAACAGGATCATGTCACATGTGAGAAAGATCTAGCTCATACTTTTCTTCACAGGCTGATGATGTTAGACTACAGAGCCAGATATATTCCTGTAAGACAAGACAGTCCTGAGGTCAGCCATTCAAAGCCTGTTCCAGAGGTTGACAGTTCTGAGACAGGCGATAGTGATTCAGATGATTTTTTGAGCACCACTGTAGACCCTGATCAATCATCAAAGCAGTCTCATGTGCATCCAATGGACGTTCAGATGGCAGTATTTCACTGCTCAGACACCTTTTTTAAGCAGAACATGATTACAAAGCTGTCACAATGTCAGTACGCTGTACCTTTGCTTGTTCCTGACCCAGTCACAATGGACATTGAATGTCCTCTGTGGACTTTCagacaaataagaaaaacatggaaGATAACTCAAACCAAAGATAATTTAAACATTGTCACCATGAAGAGTATTCCCATCTGCAAAGCTGAGACACCcatggtgtcatttttccatCTGGGTCCACTGCCTCAATCTAAATCTCAGCTGATGAACACTTTGATCAATGACCGTCACAACACCTTCTTCCACAGAAACTGTCGAGGTAGCACAAAGTCTCGCCATTTGATGGATGGAGTGGCAGAGATTGCCTGGTACTGCCCAGCTGGAAAACCCAATGATGCCTTCAATAACTGCATTGCCTTCTGTAATCTCCATGGTGATGCTCTGTTGAATGAAAAACAGCGTGACATACTGACTGAAAAATCTTCAGTCAATGTTGTTCTTGTACCAACTCTGGAAAAAGGTGACAAAAGTACTGCAGTTATCTCAGGTCTTTTCAAGTCTCCAAAGCCTCTCATTTGTCTCATTGTTGATGGAAATTTCGATACTGttgagaaaaagggaaaatacaAAATGGGTTTGAAGGACAGAAGTCAGTCAGATGTTTCTGAAGAACTGAAAGGGATcattagaaacattttgtctgaacCACATGCATCCTTCCAGCTTGAAACCATGGCTGAGGTCTCTGGAATCAGAGTGGATGAAGATGACCATCTCTGCCAAAAAGGGAAATCTGCTGCTGAGGGAATAGTGAAGTTGCTTCAGGGGATGGATGGTTTAAAGATTAAAGATACATTTCTCCAATGCCAAGGCCAACTGTGGAGCAAGTGGtgcagaacaaacaaagaactgTATCACCTCACAGGACACATTGAGAATGAGAAATCTGAAAAGGAACAACAACTGGAGCGAATACGAGAAGATCAATGCAAAGCTTCCTGTAGTGAGCTGATGAAGTTGTTCATTGAAAGCCTCTCATCTTTGCAATCGACAGACAGAGAGTATTTTCTGAAATGGACTCAGATCTTAATGGATGCCCTCTGCACAGACGATCTCTCTTCAATTCTCCAAAGCTATGATAAAAAATGGTCTGACGTCTTGGCTTTGAAGAAGAAGCATGACAAATCTGATCAGCTAAAAATGAAGCGAAATGAGCTTGAACAAATATCAACCAAACTACAGTCAGCAACTTTTGGCTTGGAGCACATGTTTAGAGAAATGGGCCAGATCTATGAAGCCCATAAATCTCTGGAGAAACAACCAACGAGTGGACAGACTGGCTGGTCTAAATACCCTGAGCTGGCTGCAGAGCTGATGATATCAGGACACCCAATGGAGCTGATGGATGGTGATGCAGGTCATGTGCCTTTAACATGGATCTCTAGTCTTTTAGATGAAGTCATCAAGAAACTGGGCAACAagagggtttttgttttgtcagttttaggCGTACAGAGCAGTGGAAAATCAACTATGCTGAATGCCATGTTTGGGCTACAGTTTGCAGTGAGTGCTGGCAGGTGCACCAAGGGTGCCTTCATGCAGCTGGTCAGAGTGTCAGAGATCAAGAAAGACTTTCAGTTTGACTACGTTCTGGTGGTGGACACTGAAGGACTGCGTGCTCTTGAGTTGGAAGGTAACGTCACTCTTCACCACGACAATGAACTGGCAACATTTGTTGTTGGTCTGGGAAACATGACATTGATCAACATCTTTGGAGAGAATCCAGCTGACATGCAAGATGTTCTGCAGATTGTTGTTCAGGCTGTCATGAGGATGAAACAAGTTAAACTTTCTccaagttgtgtgtttgttcatcagAATGTCACAGATATTGCAGCTGCAGAGATGAACATGGATGGAAAGAGACGCCTGCAAGACAAACTGGACCAGATGGCCCAACTTGCTGCAAAGGAGGAGGGTTGTGATGCTGAGTGCTTCAGTGACGTCATTGCATTTGATGTTCAAAAAGATGTGAAGTACTTTGCCCAACTGTGGGAGGGAAGTCCACCGATGGCTCCTCCAAATCCAGGTTACAGTGAGAGCATCCAAGAGCTGAAGACCTTCATCCTCTCTAAAGCTTCAGAGTCTGAAGGGATTACTCTGGAACAGTTCAAAAGCAAAATTCATGACCTGTGGAATGCCCTGCTGAACGAAAactttgtgttcagtttcaaaaacacacatgaaatcGCAGTGTACAGAAATCTTGAGGTCCAGTATGGGAACTGGACCTGGACCCTGAGGAGGACCATGTTGACCATTGAAAACGAGCTTTACAACAGAATAGAAAATAGAAACCTGGACAGGATTGAGCTCAGTCATCTTTCTAAAGAAATGAGCAAAACTTATGAAGAAATCCAAAATGCAATGACAACATACTTTGATAATGACAGCGATAAAGAAATGTTGGTTCAGTGGCGAGGcacatttaaaagcaaaatCAAGGAGTTTCATGATGAACAAGTGAGAGGAGTCCAAAGAAAACTGGATGAAGTTATCCAGCAGAAGAAGGCCTGTAAAAAGCTTGATGATAAGAAGACAGAGTTTGAGGACAAACTGCTACAAAAGAGTAAAGAGCTCGCTCATCAGTTAAAAGACAAGgtaaatgatgaagaggaaCTTAGAAAGCAGTTCAACTCAGTTTGGAGAGGCTGGGTTACTGAGTTAACTGCTGGAACAAAACCTATTAAGGACATCAAATATGAAGCAGATCAGTCAGAAATCCTTCATGAGCTTGGTTTTGAATGGGCTCTCATAGATGAATCCAGAAGCAGTGGCAACTACAAAAAAATATCTGGGGTTGGAGATTACAGTCATTATGTAGCTAGCCGTAAATTGTGGGACCAATTCACGTCTTTCCTTAAAGGGTCTCCTCAGTATGAAGAACAGCAACGGATCAGATCCGTCATTAATGATATTGAACAACAGTCCCTTGATGCAATCAAAAGCAAACCTGTAGCAACAAAAGGCTACAGTCCAGCTTACTTGGCAGAAGTGGccaacaaagtaaaagaaaaggtgaCAGAATTTGAATCAACAAGGAAATATACTCTGAAGAAGGAGTTTACAGTTGATCTTGTGCTGTATGTATTTGACAGAGCAGAGAGTTGGCTGACAGAGTCCCacaagaaattcaaaatgaacAATGATGCGCTTGTTTATTTAGAAAGCAAGAAAGAGCGATattacaacattttcaaaagcgTCTGCAAAGGAAGCTCATCTGCTGTTGTGCTTGGAGAACTGATCTGTGAAAAACTGAAGAGTTCCACTGTTGAGGCCGTCTGTAACAAGACTGCTAGTGGCATCGCTGATGAGATGAGGTGCAACGTCCCAGCATTCAGTGGGAACAGGTTGGACTTAGAGAAACATGCGTTGAAGTCactggcagagaaagagaaatttGATGGTTTTATCACCTACATCAGAACCCCAAGGAAGCAAGTCGAGACCTTTATAAAAGAGGAAGTAGAGAAATACATCTTCACAGAAGAAAGAGATAAAGCACAGAATATACTcaagaaaaatgttgaagacATCAAATCATCTGTGAGTCAGGCTTTATTTGAGGCAACGGtgaaaatcaaaacagagaAAGGGGACATCGACAAGTGGGTGAAGGAATTTTCCAGTTTGCTGCACAGTAAACTAATATTCACCATTTCTGCTCAAAACTTCAGAGACATAAATGAATTTGACTTTCTTAAAGAAGAAATCGAGAAAGGCCTTGAATGCATCATGGAGAAGATGAGCAGCCTCTCACTGGATAAGATGAAGGAATTCAAGGACCAGCCTGATCAAATCCTCATCGATCAGCTGTGTAACTGCTGCTGGGTGAAGTGTCCattctgtgcagctgtttgtacCAACACACTGGCCGATCACAGTCCTGGTGACCACAGCGTGCCTTTTCATCGATCTGCTGCAGTCAATGGAGTTCActacagaaacacagatgaTCTGGATGTCAATTTCTGCACAACAAATGTTGCAAGTGATTGGAAATTTTACCATTCAGGTACAGACAAGTCCATTCCCTTTAAAGAGTACCGGACTGCTGGCCCAAGGTTTGCTGACTGGAGAATTACCCCTGATGAGTCAAAGGTGAAATTTTGGACATGGTTTGTGTGTTGCTTCAAGAAGGATCTGGAGAAACACTATAAATTAAAATTCGAGGGCCTTGGTGAAATTCCCAAAGAGTGGATAAAACACACTAAAGAAGATGCCATTAAAAGTCTGGATGAAATGTTCAAGTAG